Proteins encoded within one genomic window of Pongo pygmaeus isolate AG05252 chromosome 6, NHGRI_mPonPyg2-v2.0_pri, whole genome shotgun sequence:
- the FZD9 gene encoding frizzled-9, with protein sequence MAVAPLRGALLLWQLLAAGGAALEIGRFDPERGRGAAPCQAVEIPMCRGIGYNLTRMPNLLGHTSQGEAAAELAEFAPLVQYGCHSHLRFFLCSLYAPMCTDQVSTPIPACRPMCEQARLRCAPIMEQFNFGWPDSLDCARLPTRNDPHALCMEAPENATAGPVEPHKGLGMLPVAPRPARPPGDLGQGAGGSGTCENPEKFQYVEKSRSCAPRCGPGVEVFWSRRDKDFALVWMAVWSALCFFSTAFTVLTFLLEPHRFQYPERPIIFLSMCYNVYSLAFLIRAVAGAQSVACDQEAGALYVIQEGLENTGCTLVFLLLYYFGMASSLWWVVLTLTWFLAAGKKWGHEAIEAHGSYFHMAAWGLPALKTIVILTLRKVAGDELTGLCYVASTDAAALTGFVLVPLSGYLVLGSSFLLTGFVALFHIRKIMKTGGTNTEKLEKLMVKIGVFSILYTVPATCVIVCYVYERLNMDFWRLRATEQPCAAAAGPGGRRDCSLPGGSVPTVAVFMLKIFMSLVVGITSGVWVWSSKTFQTWQSLCHRKIAAGRARAKACRAPGSYGRGMHCHYKAPTVVLHMTKTDPSLENPTHL encoded by the coding sequence ATGGCAGTGGCGCCTCTGCGGGGGGCGCTGCTGCTGTGGCAGCTGCTGGCGGCGGGCGGCGCGGCACTGGAGATCGGCCGCTTCGACCCGGAGCGCGGGCGCGGGGCTGCGCCGTGCCAGGCGGTGGAGATCCCCATGTGCCGCGGCATCGGCTACAACCTGACCCGCATGCCCAACCTGCTGGGCCACACGTCACAGGGCGAGGCGGCCGCCGAGCTGGCGGAGTTCGCGCCGCTGGTGCAGTACGGCTGCCACAGCCACCTGCGCTTCTTCCTGTGCTCGCTCTACGCGCCCATGTGCACCGACCAGGTCTCGACGCCCATTCCCGCCTGCCGGCCCATGTGCGAGCAGGCGCGCCTGCGCTGCGCGCCCATCATGGAGCAGTTCAACTTCGGCTGGCCGGACTCGCTCGACTGCGCCCGGCTGCCCACGCGCAACGACCCGCACGCGCTGTGCATGGAGGCGCCCGAGAACGCCACGGCCGGCCCCGTGGAGCCCCACAAGGGCCTGGGCATGCTGCCCGTGGCGCCGCGGCCCGCGCGCCCTCCCGGGGACCTGGGCCAGGGCGCGGGCGGCAGTGGCACCTGCGAGAACCCCGAGAAGTTCCAGTACGTGGAGAAGAGCCGCTCGTGCGCACCGCGCTGCGGGCCCGGCGTCGAGGTGTTCTGGTCCCGGCGCGACAAGGACTTCGCGCTGGTCTGGATGGCCGTGTGGTCGGCGCTGTGCTTCTTCTCCACCGCCTTCACCGTGCTCACCTTCTTGCTGGAGCCCCACCGCTTCCAGTACCCCGAGCGCCCCATCATCTTCCTCTCCATGTGCTACAACGTCTACTCGCTGGCCTTCCTAATCCGTGCGGTGGCCGGAGCGCAGAGCGTGGCCTGTGACCAGGAGGCGGGCGCGCTCTACGTGATCCAGGAGGGCCTGGAGAACACGGGCTGCACGCTGGTCTTCCTACTGCTCTACTACTTCGGCATGGCCAGCTCGCTCTGGTGGGTGGTCCTGACGCTCACGTGGTTCCTGGCGGCCGGGAAGAAATGGGGCCACGAGGCCATCGAGGCCCACGGCAGCTATTTCCACATGGCTGCCTGGGGCCTGCCCGCGCTCAAGACCATCGTCATCTTGACCCTGCGCAAGGTGGCGGGTGATGAGCTGACAGGGCTCTGCTATGTGGCCAGCACGGACGCAGCGGCGCTCACGGGCTTCGTGCTGGTGCCCCTCTCCGGCTACCTGGTGCTGGGCAGTAGTTTCCTCCTGACCGGCTTCGTGGCCCTCTTCCACATCCGCAAGATCATGAAGACGGGCGGTACCAACACAGAGAAGCTGGAGAAGCTCATGGTCAAGATCGGAGTCTTCTCCATCCTCTACACGGTGCCCGCCACCTGCGTCATCGTTTGCTATGTCTACGAACGCCTCAACATGGACTTCTGGCGCCTTCGGGCCACAGAGCAGCCATGCGCAGCGGCCGCTGGGCCCGGAGGCCGGAGGGACTGCTCGCTGCCAGGGGGCTCGGTGCCCACCGTGGCGGTCTTCATGCTCAAAATTTTCATGTCACTGGTGGTGGGGATCACCAGCGGTGTCTGGGTGTGGAGCTCCAAGACTTTCCAGACCTGGCAGAGCCTGTGCCACCGCAAGATAGCAGCTGGCCGGGCCCGGGCCAAGGCCTGCCGCGCCCCTGGGAGCTACGGACGTGGCATGCACTGCCACTATAAGGCTCCCACCGTGGTCTTGCACATGACTAAGACGGACCCCTCTCTGGAGAACCCCACACACCTCTAG